One genomic segment of Halalkalicoccus tibetensis includes these proteins:
- the hflX gene encoding GTPase HflX, with amino-acid sequence MNTVIVKRVDEGTADTSEIRDLARAAGYTVLDELTQTRTEDAATHIGEGKVTELARLVRRTGADTVIFDNRLGPYQIYNIGQEMPEDVEVIDRFTLILDIFGQRAQTRKAQLQVELAELRYELPRVDAKVSLSKREEHPGFMGLGEYDESRERDIKSQISRIKEELASIAKTEEQRREERRQSGFDLVALAGYTNAGKSTLLRQLAEDLAVDENEELHPDLDTTAESEDRLFTTLGTTTRRADMERDVLLTDTVGFISDLPHWLVESFRSTLDEVYRADLVLLVVDVNEPVEEIREKLVTCHDTLYERNEAPIVTVLNKTDAVSDEELAEKREALSALAPNPVAVSGKEGLNVAALEQRIAEELPPLQDERLVLPMTEDTMSVVSWLHDNARVEDVTYDADQVLVEFSARPDVIERSRAKAGELSMPESA; translated from the coding sequence CGTCCTCGACGAACTGACACAGACACGCACCGAGGACGCCGCCACCCACATCGGCGAGGGGAAGGTTACGGAGCTGGCTCGCCTGGTCCGCCGGACGGGCGCCGACACCGTGATTTTCGACAACCGGCTCGGGCCCTACCAGATCTACAACATCGGCCAGGAGATGCCCGAGGACGTCGAGGTGATCGACCGCTTCACCCTGATCCTCGACATCTTCGGCCAGCGGGCCCAGACCCGCAAGGCCCAACTCCAGGTCGAGCTCGCCGAGCTTCGCTACGAGCTGCCCCGCGTGGACGCGAAGGTCAGCCTCTCGAAACGCGAGGAACACCCCGGGTTCATGGGGCTCGGCGAGTACGACGAGTCGCGCGAGCGCGACATCAAGTCCCAGATCAGCCGGATCAAGGAGGAGCTGGCCTCGATCGCGAAGACCGAGGAACAGCGGAGGGAGGAGCGCCGCCAGTCGGGGTTCGACCTCGTGGCGCTGGCGGGCTACACGAACGCCGGCAAGTCGACCCTGCTCAGACAGCTCGCGGAGGACCTCGCGGTCGACGAGAACGAGGAGCTCCACCCGGACCTCGACACCACCGCCGAATCGGAGGACCGACTGTTCACCACGTTGGGGACGACCACCCGGCGCGCGGACATGGAACGGGACGTTCTACTCACGGACACGGTGGGGTTCATCAGCGACCTGCCCCACTGGCTGGTCGAGTCCTTCCGGTCGACGCTCGACGAGGTCTACCGGGCGGACCTCGTGTTGCTGGTCGTCGACGTCAACGAGCCCGTCGAGGAGATCCGCGAGAAGCTCGTGACCTGCCACGACACGCTCTACGAGCGAAACGAGGCGCCCATCGTGACGGTGTTGAACAAGACCGACGCCGTGAGCGACGAGGAGCTCGCGGAGAAACGCGAGGCGCTGTCGGCGCTCGCGCCGAACCCCGTCGCCGTCAGCGGGAAGGAGGGGCTGAACGTCGCGGCGCTCGAACAGCGGATCGCGGAGGAGCTGCCGCCGCTGCAGGACGAGCGGCTCGTCCTGCCGATGACCGAGGACACGATGAGCGTCGTCTCGTGGCTCCACGACAACGCCCGCGTCGAGGACGTGACCTACGACGCCGACCAGGTCCTCGTGGAGTTCTCGGCCCGGCCGGACGTGATCGAGCGCTCGCGGGCGAAGGCGGGCGAGCTGTCGATGCCCGAGTCGGCCTGA
- the moaC gene encoding cyclic pyranopterin monophosphate synthase MoaC, with protein sequence MSDPDEERDLTHVDESGEARMVDVGAKPDTARRAVAAGEIHLSESTIEAIRENDTKKGDVLATARVGAIQAVKHTWETIPMCHQIPITNIDTEFEVGEDRVELEVGVETTGKTGCEMEALEGVTTGLNVVWDMVKAAEKDEEGQYPGTRISDVRVVEKEKRVLE encoded by the coding sequence ATGAGTGACCCTGACGAAGAACGCGATCTGACCCACGTCGACGAGTCGGGCGAGGCCCGGATGGTCGACGTCGGCGCGAAGCCCGACACAGCCCGCCGGGCGGTCGCCGCCGGGGAGATCCACCTAAGTGAGTCGACGATCGAGGCGATCCGCGAGAACGACACGAAGAAGGGCGACGTGCTCGCGACGGCTCGCGTGGGCGCAATTCAGGCGGTCAAACACACCTGGGAGACGATCCCGATGTGCCACCAGATCCCGATCACGAACATCGATACCGAGTTCGAGGTCGGCGAGGACCGCGTCGAACTGGAGGTCGGCGTCGAGACCACCGGGAAGACCGGCTGCGAGATGGAGGCTCTCGAAGGGGTGACGACGGGGCTGAACGTCGTCTGGGACATGGTGAAGGCCGCCGAGAAGGACGAGGAAGGTCAGTACCCGGGAACGCGGATCTCGGACGTTCGGGTCGTCGAGAAGGAGAAACGGGTACTCGAGTAG
- a CDS encoding NAD(P)H-hydrate epimerase: MITTARMGAVDRNAAALGVPQKQLMESSGNAVARVVREVASEGDSVTIVAGRGNNGGDALVAARFLDGYDLSIQLLGRPEAISTDIARENWEALEEAGYPCESVTDSAVLELGEPDVVVDAMLGTGISGELREPEASAARAINACDATVVSVDVPSGVDADTGDVPESAVEADRVVTFHDGKLGLAELDCEVRVEDIGIPAAAERYVGPGDLELGTPAPDAGTRVFVIGGGPYTGAPALSAQAALRAGAELSFLACPDSIGDVLAGYAEDLIVQAYDSDRLSPDEVDDLIETATKHDDVVVLGPGLGTADETLDAARTFLEEFEGPMVVDADALSIVPEVDTDATLVCTPNRKELAGMGGPELDDLEAGADEIEAFAADLGHVVMAKAEADVVSDGERTRISTRGTPGMVVGGTGDTLAGITAAFMGERDPLDAAAAAAYANGRAAERLEKGGGLLASDLLDELPGVIWGER, from the coding sequence ATGATCACGACAGCACGGATGGGCGCGGTCGACCGCAACGCCGCGGCGCTCGGCGTCCCCCAGAAACAGCTCATGGAATCGAGCGGCAACGCCGTCGCCCGCGTCGTCCGCGAGGTGGCGAGCGAGGGCGATTCGGTCACGATCGTCGCCGGCCGGGGGAACAACGGCGGGGACGCGCTGGTCGCCGCCCGATTCCTCGACGGGTACGACCTCTCGATCCAGCTGCTGGGGCGGCCCGAAGCCATCTCGACCGACATCGCCCGCGAGAACTGGGAGGCCCTCGAGGAGGCGGGCTACCCCTGCGAAAGCGTCACCGACTCGGCCGTCCTCGAACTGGGCGAGCCCGACGTGGTCGTCGACGCCATGCTCGGGACGGGGATCAGCGGCGAGCTGCGCGAGCCCGAGGCGAGCGCGGCCCGCGCGATCAACGCCTGCGACGCGACGGTCGTCTCGGTGGACGTCCCCTCGGGGGTGGACGCCGACACGGGCGACGTGCCGGAGAGCGCCGTCGAGGCCGATCGCGTCGTCACCTTCCACGACGGGAAACTGGGACTGGCGGAGCTCGACTGCGAGGTCCGGGTCGAGGACATCGGCATCCCCGCGGCCGCCGAGCGCTACGTCGGACCGGGCGACCTCGAGCTCGGCACGCCGGCTCCCGACGCGGGGACCCGGGTGTTCGTCATCGGCGGCGGTCCCTACACGGGCGCGCCCGCCCTCTCGGCACAGGCGGCGCTTCGCGCGGGCGCGGAGCTGTCCTTTCTCGCCTGTCCCGACTCCATCGGCGACGTCCTCGCGGGCTACGCCGAGGACCTGATCGTTCAGGCCTACGACAGCGACCGACTCTCCCCCGACGAGGTCGACGACCTAATCGAAACGGCCACGAAACACGACGACGTGGTCGTGCTCGGCCCGGGTCTGGGCACCGCGGACGAGACCCTCGACGCGGCGCGAACGTTCCTCGAGGAGTTCGAGGGGCCGATGGTCGTCGACGCCGACGCGCTCTCGATCGTCCCCGAGGTCGACACCGACGCGACGCTAGTCTGTACGCCCAACCGCAAGGAGCTGGCGGGGATGGGCGGGCCCGAGCTCGACGATCTGGAGGCAGGGGCCGACGAGATCGAGGCGTTCGCCGCCGACCTCGGCCACGTGGTGATGGCGAAGGCCGAGGCCGACGTCGTCTCGGACGGCGAACGCACCCGGATCTCGACGCGGGGCACCCCCGGGATGGTCGTCGGCGGGACCGGCGACACCCTCGCGGGGATCACCGCCGCGTTCATGGGGGAGCGCGACCCGCTCGACGCCGCCGCTGCGGCCGCCTACGCGAACGGCCGGGCCGCGGAGCGTCTCGAGAAGGGGGGCGGCCTGCTGGCTTCCGACCTGCTCGACGAGCTTCCCGGCGTCATCTGGGGGGAGCGATGA
- a CDS encoding acylphosphatase yields the protein MSSNRTRAHVLVSGTVQGVYYRATTRDTAREHGVSGWVKNLDDGRVEAVFEGSEEDVEAMVGWCHEGSSAAQVEDVEVEYGEPEGIEGFEIRR from the coding sequence ATGAGTTCGAACCGAACGCGCGCACACGTCCTCGTCTCCGGCACCGTCCAGGGGGTCTACTACCGCGCGACCACCCGCGACACCGCCCGCGAGCACGGCGTTTCGGGCTGGGTGAAGAACCTCGACGACGGCCGCGTCGAGGCGGTTTTCGAGGGGAGCGAGGAGGACGTCGAGGCGATGGTCGGCTGGTGTCACGAGGGCTCCTCGGCCGCGCAGGTCGAGGACGTCGAGGTCGAGTACGGCGAGCCCGAGGGGATCGAGGGCTTCGAGATCCGGCGGTAG
- a CDS encoding DNA-3-methyladenine glycosylase family protein, with product MERGAIPLDACPGGLDLRSTLESGQSYHWRREDGRMYENAPDGRYYTIVDGEFLRVRQAEAALEWEATTDAEPYLRELLRLDDDLDAIVANGPDDPLLREAYAAHRGLRIVDDPAFPCLISFICSAQMRVSRIHGMQVTLAERFGTTHEIEGETYHAFPTPEQLAGASVEELRECSLGYRAPYVKETAEMVAEGEAHPEEALGMDYEDARESLTRFVGVGNKVADCVLLFSLGYLEAVPLDTWIRSAIEDHFPDCDRGSYAATSRAIRERLGGEYAGYAQTYVFHHLRTAGTAEAP from the coding sequence ATGGAACGTGGTGCGATCCCTCTCGACGCGTGTCCGGGCGGCCTCGATCTCCGATCGACGCTCGAGAGCGGCCAGTCGTACCACTGGCGCCGCGAGGACGGCCGGATGTACGAGAACGCCCCCGACGGACGCTACTACACGATCGTCGACGGGGAGTTCCTCCGGGTGCGCCAGGCCGAAGCGGCCCTCGAGTGGGAGGCGACGACCGACGCCGAACCCTACCTGCGCGAACTGCTCAGGCTCGACGACGACCTCGACGCGATCGTCGCGAACGGCCCCGACGACCCGCTCCTTCGCGAGGCGTACGCCGCCCACCGCGGGCTGCGGATCGTCGACGATCCCGCCTTCCCGTGTCTGATCTCCTTCATCTGCTCGGCCCAGATGCGGGTCTCGCGGATCCACGGGATGCAGGTAACGCTGGCCGAGCGCTTCGGCACTACCCACGAGATCGAGGGCGAGACCTACCACGCGTTCCCGACGCCCGAACAGCTCGCGGGCGCGAGCGTCGAGGAACTGCGCGAGTGCTCGCTCGGCTACCGCGCGCCCTACGTCAAGGAGACGGCGGAGATGGTCGCCGAGGGGGAGGCCCACCCGGAGGAGGCGCTCGGCATGGACTACGAGGACGCCCGCGAGAGTCTGACGCGGTTCGTCGGCGTCGGGAACAAAGTCGCCGACTGCGTCCTGCTGTTCTCGCTCGGCTACCTGGAGGCCGTCCCGCTCGACACCTGGATCCGCTCGGCGATCGAGGACCACTTCCCCGACTGCGACCGGGGCTCCTACGCCGCGACTTCGCGGGCGATCCGCGAGCGTTTGGGCGGGGAGTACGCCGGCTACGCACAGACCTACGTCTTCCACCACCTCCGGACGGCCGGGACGGCGGAGGCACCCTGA